The Ancylothrix sp. D3o genome segment CCAACCGGCGAATCTCCGTTACAGGCGGCTGGATGGGACGCGAACGCTCAGACATCATCTATAACGAAATCGCCAAAGTCGTCACCGTACCTCGCGGCTTAGGCATCTGGGGAGACATGGTGATTACCCTCACCGACGGTAGCCGGCTCGAACTGCGAGCAGTCCCCAAATTCCGAGATGTATATAATTACATCAACGACAAAATGCCGGCGAAAGCCAGAAAAGAAAGCGGAGCCATTGGTAGTGGCCGGTAAACCGCTCTCAAACCAGCCCAAAAATTTTGGATTGTAGATTTTAAATTTCAACTCTCCAGTCCAAAACAACAGAAGCCGCCCAAAAAATTTAACTGATAAAAAAGTTAAAAAATGGCCCACCGGCTCACTGTACAGGCTAAAAACAAAAAAAATAAATTACCAACACTTCAGAGCGCACAGGTTGACATAAAGAATGGACTTTGGTGTAGGGTTTCTTTCAAACAACGTAATGCTGCCGATCCTCGACTTTTTCTACGGGATCGTGCCAAGCTACGGACTAGCCATCGTGGCTCTGACGTTAGTGATACGATTGGCTTTATTCCCCCTCAACGCCGGCTCAATTCGCAATATGCGGCGAATGAAAGTAGCCCAGCCGGTAATGCAAAAGCGGGTAAAAGAAATACAAGAAAAATACAAAGACAATCCTGCAAAACAGCAGGAAGAAATGCAAAAAGTGTACAAAGAATTTGGCAACCCCCTCGGAGGATGCCTACCCTTACTATTGCAAATGCCAGTGCTATTTGCACTATTTGCAACACTAAGAGGCTCGCCATTTTCTGACGTAAACTACACCGTAAACTTGCAAATATTTCCGCAAGAACAAATCGAGAACATACAACCAGCGGCATTTACAACCCCACCGCAAAACATATTTGTTGCAGATGGAGTTCATGCCCCTGTAACCGCCTTATTACCTGCTGGCAACAAACTCAGCGTAGGTGAAAGCGCAAAAATTGAATTTCAAACCGTAGAAGGCAAAGACCTAAATGCCTTACTCGCAGAACATCCAGAAATCAAAATTAACCCCCACTGGAAAGTCACCAAAGGTGAAGAGCGAGTCAAAATCACCGAAGACGGCACAATAGAAGCCATCAACCCAGGTGATGTTACTATCCAAGGAACCATCCCCGGATTAGCAGCAGATAAAGGCTTCCTCTTTATCGAAGCCCTCGGAAGAGTCGGCGCAGTTGATCCTGACGGAAAAATACACTGGGATATCGTGGGCATGGTTCTAGTATTTGGTATCAGCTTATACGTCAACCAACTACTATCCGGTCAAGGAGGCTCATCTTCCTCAGCCGCAGCTAACCCCCAACAAGATACGATCAACAAAATTACTCCCGTTCTATTCTCAGGGATGTTTTTATTCTTCCCCTTACCGGCCGGCGTACTCATGTACATGGTCATCGCTAACATCTTCCAAACCGTACAAGCATTCATCTTGTCACGGGAACCCCTACCAGAAAATCTACAAAAAATCGTAGATGCAGAAGCAAAAACTGAACAGGGCAAAGGACGTGAATCACTCCCCTTTGAACCAGGGCGAACCAAGAAAAAAGCCTAACGGGAGTGCTATGAGCGACGAGAAAAAAATACAGCGTGGTCAGCAGTGGTTGGAAAAATTATTAAGTTTAATGTCCAACCCTGCCAGCGTCAGCGCACACAAAAGCGACAACTACCACGAAGAAACAGACAACTACTGGCTAAACATTGATCAAACCAACCTATCTGCCGATCAAATTGACCTCTTAATAGGCAGAGATGGAGAAGTAATCGATGCCATCCAGTTTTTGGCAAACAGCACCCTCAATATCAACCTCGAACCAGAAGAGCACGCCTCCTATACCATAGAGCTAGACGGTTACCGCCTACGGAGGGAAGCCGAACTCCGCTCCATAGCAGAAGAGGCCATCATGGAAGTGCGGCGTACCGGCAGAGAATACGAAATGAAAGACCTCTCCTCCGCCGAACGCCGCCAAGTCCACAGCTTGCTCAAAGAATACACAGACCTAGAAACCTACAGTCGGGGACAAGAGCCTGATCGCCGTCTCGTCGTGCGCCTACGCTAAAATGTATGGCTTTTCTATAGCCAATCGTGCAGGCGCACGTTCTTGCTACTCATCTTGTAGCGAACTTACCGCTAAAAGGCTTACCTCCCCATATATTAACCAAGGGAGCGAACTAGCTCATGGAATCAATTTACATTCCCCACCTGACAACAGCACCCGCACGGACGCGGGTGATTGATTTTGAAGAATTTATCCAAGATTTAGAAACCCTCATGCCCGTCAAGGGCAAACTGACAATTACCCATTGCGGCAATTATCTCCAACTTACAGGCAATTGTGAAGCAATCATCACCTTAACCTGCCACCGCTGCCTGCAACAATACAACCACCGCGTCAAAATCCAACCCAAAGAAATCATCTGGCTAGATTCTGCCGTCGAAGAACCAGACACCGGCCCCAGCGAACGCGAAATCGCCCCAGAAGATTTAGTCGAAACCCTTTCTCCCCAAGGGCACTTGGACCCCAGAGAATGGATTTACCAGCAGTTGTGTTTAGCCATCCCCTACCAGCAACTTTGTCAAAACAACTGCCAAGGCATTCAACTTACCAGCAGTCAAGTCACCCCCTCCGAACCAACAAAAGTAGACAGCCGGTGGTCAGCCCTAGAAACCCTGAAAAACCAACTCCCAACCTAACTCAATCGATTTGATATTGTTGTCATTTGTCATTTGTCCCTGCTAATTTGCCATTGGTCAAAGGACTAAGGACAAATGGCTAAGGACAAATGACTAAGGACAAAGGACTATATATGGCTTTCCGCGAAGAATTTGAACTCCTACTCCGCGCCCGCTACCCCATCCTCTACATCCCCACCCGCGAAGAAGAGCGCCTTGAAACCACCATCAAAGACATCGGCAACCGCACCAACCGCGCCATCTATATATGGGACTTCGTAGACGGCTATTCTGGCAACCCCAACGATGCCAACGCAGGCCGGCGTAACCCCCTCCAAGCCCTAGAATTCATCGAAAAACTCCCCGCCGCAGCCCCCGCAATCTTCATATTGCGAGACTTCCACCGCTTCCTAGAAGACATCTCCATCTCCCGCAAACTCCGCAACCTCTCCCGCCTCCTCAAATCTCAACCCAAAAACCTCGTTATCCTTTCCCCCCAACTCAACATTCCCGAAGACCTCACCGACGTCCTCACCATCATCGAATTTCCCCTCCCCACCCCAACCGACATTAAAACCGAAGTCGAACGCCTCCTCACCGCCACCAGCGCCACTTTAGAACCCCGACTTTTGGACGAGATCGTGTCCTCTTGTCAAGGACTTTCCCTGGAAAGAATTCGCAGAGTTTTAGCCAAAGCCATCGCCACACACGGCAAAATCGAAGCCGACGACATCGAACTGATCCTCGAAGAAAAACGCCAAACC includes the following:
- a CDS encoding PH domain-containing protein — protein: MGIKEEVYYEGGPHIGDLIFNILLGFTVICLPLTVAAIVRAIWLRYRITNRRISVTGGWMGRERSDIIYNEIAKVVTVPRGLGIWGDMVITLTDGSRLELRAVPKFRDVYNYINDKMPAKARKESGAIGSGR
- the yidC gene encoding membrane protein insertase YidC; protein product: MDFGVGFLSNNVMLPILDFFYGIVPSYGLAIVALTLVIRLALFPLNAGSIRNMRRMKVAQPVMQKRVKEIQEKYKDNPAKQQEEMQKVYKEFGNPLGGCLPLLLQMPVLFALFATLRGSPFSDVNYTVNLQIFPQEQIENIQPAAFTTPPQNIFVADGVHAPVTALLPAGNKLSVGESAKIEFQTVEGKDLNALLAEHPEIKINPHWKVTKGEERVKITEDGTIEAINPGDVTIQGTIPGLAADKGFLFIEALGRVGAVDPDGKIHWDIVGMVLVFGISLYVNQLLSGQGGSSSSAAANPQQDTINKITPVLFSGMFLFFPLPAGVLMYMVIANIFQTVQAFILSREPLPENLQKIVDAEAKTEQGKGRESLPFEPGRTKKKA
- a CDS encoding R3H domain-containing nucleic acid-binding protein, translated to MSDEKKIQRGQQWLEKLLSLMSNPASVSAHKSDNYHEETDNYWLNIDQTNLSADQIDLLIGRDGEVIDAIQFLANSTLNINLEPEEHASYTIELDGYRLRREAELRSIAEEAIMEVRRTGREYEMKDLSSAERRQVHSLLKEYTDLETYSRGQEPDRRLVVRLR
- a CDS encoding DUF177 domain-containing protein — encoded protein: MESIYIPHLTTAPARTRVIDFEEFIQDLETLMPVKGKLTITHCGNYLQLTGNCEAIITLTCHRCLQQYNHRVKIQPKEIIWLDSAVEEPDTGPSEREIAPEDLVETLSPQGHLDPREWIYQQLCLAIPYQQLCQNNCQGIQLTSSQVTPSEPTKVDSRWSALETLKNQLPT